In the genome of Xanthocytophaga agilis, one region contains:
- a CDS encoding response regulator transcription factor gives MIRFAILDDHPLVVEGIRSLFQEDAYFQLVWGVTSVEQCMQLLQTTAIDVLLLDIHLEQYNGITLCKQLKEQLPNLHIIILTSYCETSFVKTALYNGASGYLLKNAGYKEISQALESVCTGNSYLSELVQQKMLQGLLTRKSATTTIAYVPHLTRREKEVLQLIVDEYTTSEIADKLFVSLKTIETHRMNLLQKLGAKNTAGLVKAALSLELLG, from the coding sequence ATGATACGTTTCGCTATTCTGGATGATCATCCACTAGTTGTAGAAGGTATTCGCAGCCTTTTTCAGGAAGATGCTTATTTTCAATTGGTATGGGGGGTAACATCTGTTGAACAATGTATGCAACTTCTGCAAACCACTGCTATTGATGTGCTATTACTGGACATTCATCTGGAACAATACAATGGCATTACACTTTGCAAGCAATTAAAAGAACAGCTTCCCAACTTACATATCATTATACTAACCTCCTATTGCGAAACGTCTTTTGTAAAAACAGCTCTCTACAATGGTGCCTCTGGCTATTTGTTAAAAAATGCAGGTTATAAAGAAATATCTCAGGCACTGGAATCTGTTTGCACTGGCAACTCTTATCTGTCGGAGCTGGTACAACAGAAGATGTTGCAGGGATTACTAACCCGCAAAAGTGCCACTACTACTATAGCATATGTACCTCATCTTACCCGTCGGGAAAAAGAAGTTCTCCAGCTAATTGTAGATGAGTATACCACTAGTGAAATTGCAGATAAGCTATTTGTGAGTTTGAAAACTATAGAAACACATCGAATGAATCTTTTACAAAAACTGGGTGCTAAAAATACAGCGGGTCTTGTCAAAGCAGCTCTTAGTCTGGAGCTTTTAGGATAG
- a CDS encoding tetratricopeptide repeat-containing sensor histidine kinase: MKIYSDIRVFYLIAFFFVGVVDSLVAQHQAIDSTISELAHTTPATYRVTYQKLENNLRLAADQLSDNELLSMLGKIRNASKHLSFKGPLAAGYRIEAVIYELINHVPKALDAAVQACQLARSYHLPVELADDLAQTGNVYNSLDQADSSLKYYLNALNLYISNKQKLAEGRILYRIGNLFYHTKQEKLSLSYLQKALETSGDSLDSRSHISLLNTIGLIYRNQKQYTKAINYNKQSLHLAEEVEDSAWIGINYGNIGHIYELQHKYTAALKYYQANLELSRKFMIWGDVVTTMSRVSQIYTKEQKYAQAKQVLANARLLAMREKEYDDLVEVYQSYVDCYQHANQFDSAFYYQQLYYQVKDSLGRQSFNTEVEHIRVSFEFDKKQGEIELLKKNNAVITASEQKKESWLLASSFLLVCTTLFAGLLYRSNHQKNKANQLLITQQRELFEKNEEINRQNEEILDLNNHLEESVAERTEELQIAHDNLVKQNQNLEQFTYIISHNLRAPIAQIMGLVGIFSESQQNSSATPQMLEYLNRSASNLDMIVNDLNDILLMRNQADAVREPVHMDEVAQTVLESLKGPIANTQAQVLTDFSAVQVITAIRSYLTSILYNLLSNAIKYRSPDRSLVITIQTTQVDKYICLSVQDNGLGMDLTKNDPKKLFKLYHRMHFHTEGKGMGLFIVKEQVDVMNGKIEVESEPNKGTTFRIYLPS; this comes from the coding sequence GTGAAAATCTATTCTGACATACGTGTATTTTATCTGATAGCATTTTTTTTTGTAGGTGTTGTAGATAGTTTGGTTGCTCAACATCAGGCAATAGATTCTACTATTAGTGAGTTAGCTCATACTACTCCTGCTACGTATCGGGTTACGTATCAAAAACTTGAGAATAACCTGCGTCTGGCAGCAGATCAGCTGTCAGACAATGAATTGCTAAGTATGTTGGGTAAAATACGGAATGCCAGCAAACATTTGTCTTTTAAAGGACCTCTGGCTGCAGGATATCGGATAGAAGCAGTTATTTATGAGTTGATAAATCATGTTCCTAAAGCGCTTGATGCTGCCGTGCAGGCTTGCCAATTGGCCCGCAGTTATCATTTGCCTGTTGAACTGGCAGATGATCTTGCCCAAACAGGAAATGTATACAATTCACTGGATCAAGCAGATTCTAGTCTAAAGTATTATCTCAATGCACTAAACCTCTATATCAGTAATAAACAAAAGTTAGCCGAGGGGCGAATTCTTTATCGAATTGGGAATCTTTTTTATCACACCAAACAAGAAAAACTTTCTCTTTCCTATCTGCAGAAGGCGCTAGAGACTAGTGGAGACTCTCTGGATTCTCGTTCGCATATTAGTTTGCTGAATACGATTGGCTTAATTTATCGCAATCAAAAGCAATATACAAAGGCGATAAATTATAATAAGCAGTCATTACACCTGGCTGAAGAAGTAGAAGATAGTGCTTGGATAGGGATAAATTATGGTAATATCGGGCACATATATGAGCTACAACATAAGTATACAGCGGCCCTGAAATATTATCAGGCTAACCTGGAGCTAAGTCGTAAATTTATGATATGGGGGGATGTAGTAACTACCATGAGCAGAGTAAGCCAAATCTATACAAAAGAACAAAAATATGCTCAGGCCAAACAGGTATTGGCGAATGCCCGTCTATTGGCGATGCGTGAAAAGGAATACGATGATCTGGTAGAGGTATATCAATCATATGTAGATTGCTACCAACATGCTAACCAGTTTGATAGTGCATTCTATTATCAGCAACTGTACTATCAGGTAAAAGATTCTTTGGGGCGACAATCATTTAATACAGAGGTTGAACACATTCGCGTTTCTTTTGAATTTGATAAAAAACAGGGAGAAATAGAGTTGTTGAAAAAAAACAATGCTGTCATTACTGCTTCAGAACAAAAGAAGGAATCCTGGTTACTTGCTTCTTCTTTTCTGTTGGTTTGCACAACATTGTTTGCCGGACTGTTATATAGAAGTAATCATCAGAAAAATAAGGCAAATCAGTTATTGATCACTCAGCAAAGGGAACTATTTGAAAAAAATGAGGAGATAAACCGACAAAACGAAGAGATACTGGATTTGAATAATCATCTGGAGGAAAGTGTAGCTGAACGAACTGAGGAATTACAAATTGCTCATGATAATCTGGTAAAGCAAAATCAGAATCTGGAACAGTTTACTTACATCATTTCCCATAACCTTCGGGCGCCTATCGCTCAGATCATGGGTTTGGTTGGGATCTTTAGCGAAAGCCAGCAGAATAGTTCGGCGACTCCTCAAATGCTCGAATACCTGAATCGTTCGGCTAGTAATCTGGACATGATTGTCAATGACCTGAATGATATTCTGCTAATGCGTAATCAGGCAGATGCTGTACGGGAACCTGTACATATGGATGAGGTTGCACAAACAGTACTGGAAAGTTTGAAAGGACCAATTGCCAATACTCAGGCGCAGGTACTAACTGATTTTTCGGCTGTACAAGTAATTACTGCTATCCGAAGTTATCTGACAAGTATTTTATATAATTTACTATCCAATGCAATTAAATATCGTAGCCCTGATCGATCTCTTGTGATTACTATACAAACAACACAGGTAGATAAGTATATTTGTCTGTCTGTACAGGATAATGGTTTAGGTATGGATTTGACAAAAAATGATCCAAAAAAACTCTTTAAGCTGTACCATCGTATGCATTTTCATACAGAAGGGAAAGGAATGGGATTGTTTATTGTAAAGGAACAGGTTGATGTAATGAATGGTAAAATTGAGGTGGAGAGTGAACCCAACAAAGGAACAACATTCCGGATCTATCTACCATCATAA
- a CDS encoding YdeI/OmpD-associated family protein, whose amino-acid sequence MKDGYTPLPDEMEQNQKVTFAAKIEQHNEMDAGYIAFPYDVQELYGVKGQVKVKALFDGKVLYRGSLANMGTGCHRLGMTKAIRKELNKTFGDIVDVEIEKDTEERMVELPEGVIPLLDANPEAKAYFEKLSYTNRKEYIVWIESAKKAETRTQRLALFIEKLNQHKKHSDK is encoded by the coding sequence ATGAAAGATGGTTATACCCCACTTCCTGATGAGATGGAACAAAACCAAAAAGTAACGTTTGCTGCTAAAATTGAACAGCATAATGAAATGGATGCTGGCTATATCGCATTTCCGTATGATGTGCAGGAATTGTATGGAGTGAAAGGACAGGTAAAAGTAAAAGCATTGTTCGATGGCAAAGTGCTTTATCGGGGGAGCCTTGCTAATATGGGGACGGGGTGCCATAGACTAGGGATGACAAAAGCTATCCGCAAAGAACTCAATAAAACATTTGGTGATATAGTGGATGTAGAAATAGAGAAAGATACAGAGGAAAGAATGGTCGAACTTCCGGAAGGTGTGATTCCATTATTAGATGCTAATCCTGAAGCAAAAGCCTATTTTGAGAAATTGTCTTATACCAACCGAAAGGAATACATTGTCTGGATTGAATCAGCTAAAAAAGCTGAAACACGTACCCAACGACTTGCTCTCTTTATAGAAAAACTCAATCAACATAAAAAGCATTCGGATAAGTGA
- a CDS encoding NAD(P)/FAD-dependent oxidoreductase gives MKIVVVGGGFAGINFVKSLSHDKQFEITLVDKNNYHFFPPLLYQVATAFIEPSNISHPFRRMFQHKDNLRFHMGSLIRINPENNTIETDTGILPYDYLVLAMGTETNYFGIEGVAQKALPMKTIDEALVLRNQLLMNMEKAVRAKTKEERDCYLNIVIAGGGPTGVELAGMLAELGQYTAEKEYPEIKDFGSHIYLVDAGPVLLAPMSTKAQKEAAHVLEKLGVNVILNTPVKDYRDGKVFLADGRTIETNALLWASGVIAREAPGLAPEVITRGRRILVNEYNQVQGTTNIFALGDQCMQLSDPKFPKGHPQVAQVAIQQGALLAKNLKRLKDNETLKPFRYNDKGSMAIISKYKAVADLPGFSFKGFFAWMVWLFIHIIPLVGFRNKMRLAFSWMWSFITNDPTLRLIIRPNAATIQKEKEAELHNV, from the coding sequence ATGAAAATTGTAGTAGTGGGCGGCGGATTCGCTGGAATCAACTTCGTTAAGTCGCTATCACATGACAAACAGTTTGAGATAACTCTTGTCGACAAGAATAACTATCATTTCTTTCCACCACTTTTGTATCAGGTGGCCACTGCTTTTATTGAGCCTTCCAATATAAGTCACCCTTTCCGCAGAATGTTTCAGCATAAGGATAATTTGCGGTTTCATATGGGAAGTCTTATCAGAATAAACCCAGAGAACAATACAATTGAGACAGATACAGGTATACTGCCTTATGACTATCTGGTCCTGGCTATGGGTACTGAAACCAACTATTTTGGTATAGAAGGAGTTGCTCAGAAGGCTCTGCCTATGAAAACCATTGATGAGGCACTGGTACTTCGAAATCAGTTGCTGATGAATATGGAGAAGGCTGTGAGAGCAAAAACTAAAGAAGAACGGGATTGCTATCTGAATATAGTGATTGCTGGAGGAGGTCCTACCGGAGTAGAACTGGCAGGTATGCTGGCGGAGTTGGGACAATATACAGCAGAAAAAGAATATCCTGAAATTAAGGACTTTGGGTCACACATCTACCTGGTTGATGCCGGTCCCGTGTTATTGGCTCCAATGAGTACCAAAGCCCAGAAAGAAGCTGCTCATGTACTGGAAAAGCTAGGTGTAAATGTTATTCTGAATACACCTGTAAAAGATTATCGGGATGGAAAGGTGTTTCTGGCAGATGGACGTACCATTGAAACCAATGCTTTATTATGGGCTTCCGGGGTAATTGCCAGAGAAGCACCAGGCCTGGCTCCTGAGGTTATTACACGAGGAAGACGTATTCTGGTAAATGAATACAATCAGGTACAGGGAACAACTAATATCTTTGCTTTGGGTGATCAGTGTATGCAGTTGTCAGATCCGAAGTTCCCGAAAGGTCATCCACAGGTGGCACAGGTCGCTATACAGCAAGGTGCATTGCTGGCTAAAAACCTGAAGCGGTTGAAGGACAATGAAACATTAAAACCTTTCCGGTACAACGACAAGGGTAGCATGGCAATCATCTCCAAATACAAAGCGGTTGCCGATCTGCCTGGATTCTCTTTCAAAGGTTTCTTTGCCTGGATGGTTTGGTTGTTTATTCACATTATACCATTGGTTGGCTTTAGAAATAAAATGCGTTTGGCCTTTAGCTGGATGTGGTCATTTATTACCAACGATCCTACCTTGCGACTGATTATTCGTCCAAATGCAGCTACAATCCAAAAAGAGAAAGAAGCAGAACTACATAATGTCTAA
- a CDS encoding LytTR family DNA-binding domain-containing protein, translating to MKLSALIIDDEPLAHDVILRYLEDVSFVQVVGQCYQASEAIQVVNTQKIDLIFLDIRMPRIQGLDLLRTLRQKPMVIITSAYQEYALESFELDVCDYLLKPFRFDRFLKAVQKAYELYQLKNQEGNNLPVVSEPAPEQQIFIKSDKRFIQLNLKDIYYLEAYGNYIKIWLEDRYHLTMRTMGSFEEQLPENDFIRVHKSFIVNKNHVAYLEGKMVILKNNKRIQVGKNYTQAFKGFIQ from the coding sequence ATGAAACTCTCTGCACTGATTATTGATGATGAACCTCTGGCACACGATGTTATTCTTCGGTACCTGGAAGATGTGTCTTTTGTGCAGGTAGTAGGGCAATGCTATCAGGCATCAGAAGCTATACAGGTAGTAAACACCCAAAAGATAGATCTGATTTTTTTAGATATCCGGATGCCCAGAATACAAGGACTGGATTTACTACGGACTCTTCGCCAGAAGCCTATGGTAATTATCACTTCTGCCTATCAGGAATATGCATTGGAAAGCTTTGAACTGGATGTGTGTGATTACCTGCTAAAGCCGTTTCGGTTTGATCGTTTTCTGAAAGCTGTTCAAAAAGCCTATGAATTGTATCAACTGAAAAACCAGGAAGGGAACAATCTTCCTGTTGTTAGTGAACCTGCTCCAGAACAACAGATTTTTATTAAATCTGATAAACGATTTATTCAATTAAATCTGAAGGATATCTATTATCTGGAAGCCTATGGCAATTATATAAAGATTTGGCTGGAGGATCGCTATCATCTTACCATGCGTACCATGGGTAGTTTTGAAGAGCAATTGCCTGAAAATGATTTTATTCGTGTACACAAATCTTTCATTGTTAACAAAAATCATGTAGCTTACCTGGAAGGTAAAATGGTAATCTTAAAAAATAACAAAAGAATTCAGGTTGGGAAGAACTATACACAGGCATTTAAGGGTTTTATACAATAG
- a CDS encoding sensor histidine kinase, which yields MNAFPKKIEAFFLTSDVWVYGGLILFGSLYKTNEYPPYSWTEYLSYTMQLTILFCPVLLFESVRGYLVRSFRTRYYIVACVVCFGGYLPVFTWWYPNVEMCCGILLPADFLITIALLVIGLKVVLEANRYLRKKIPSRAWLRFLELDTMILLSMLLIALILALMTVSSMNNPEYHTKEQLLIGYVFDFQKIIYNLWSLVLIWGQFFITYFAFFFFYYINRHFLIPKLLKQRGFITYFLATIACIVLFYPIWAQIIMLLPINSLLGGMVTSAFHGENGWGAFAIIAISLPIVLTLQWFRQNNQIIALEKSKAQTELDLLKQQVNPHFFFNTLNNLYSLSLAKSDQTPELILQLSDLMRYVIYKGKEQKVAIEEDITYIEDYIRLQQIRLHKEFDFRFEKQIQDNKLQIPPLLLITLVENAFKHGIEPAEGKTNLHLHLYSDAQSLLFTSINTFEPGVIQQKGIGLENLKQKLILLFPEKHELLLQSDGTTYTAKLKLLFS from the coding sequence ATGAATGCATTCCCGAAAAAGATAGAAGCTTTTTTCCTGACTAGTGATGTTTGGGTCTATGGTGGATTGATACTCTTTGGCAGCTTATATAAAACCAATGAATATCCTCCCTATAGCTGGACAGAATATCTGTCTTACACCATGCAGTTGACTATTCTTTTCTGCCCTGTATTGTTGTTTGAAAGTGTCAGAGGCTACCTTGTTCGTTCCTTCAGAACTAGATATTATATTGTTGCCTGTGTTGTTTGTTTTGGAGGCTATTTGCCTGTGTTTACCTGGTGGTATCCGAATGTTGAGATGTGTTGTGGCATTCTTTTGCCTGCAGATTTTCTGATCACAATAGCCTTGTTGGTAATCGGTTTAAAAGTTGTACTGGAAGCCAATCGGTATCTTCGAAAAAAGATTCCGTCCAGAGCCTGGTTACGATTTCTGGAGCTGGACACCATGATTTTACTCTCTATGTTGCTAATAGCCCTTATACTGGCTCTGATGACAGTTTCCAGTATGAATAACCCGGAGTATCATACCAAAGAACAACTTCTGATAGGATATGTTTTCGACTTTCAGAAGATCATATATAATCTCTGGTCTTTGGTACTGATTTGGGGACAGTTCTTTATTACCTACTTTGCTTTTTTCTTTTTCTATTATATAAACCGGCATTTTCTGATTCCCAAACTACTAAAGCAGAGAGGGTTTATTACTTATTTTCTTGCTACAATAGCATGTATAGTGTTGTTCTACCCTATATGGGCACAAATCATTATGCTTCTGCCTATCAATTCTTTGCTGGGAGGGATGGTTACTTCGGCTTTTCATGGAGAAAATGGTTGGGGTGCCTTTGCTATTATTGCCATCAGTCTACCTATAGTATTGACTCTTCAGTGGTTCCGGCAAAATAACCAGATTATTGCTCTGGAAAAATCAAAGGCGCAGACAGAACTGGATTTATTGAAACAGCAAGTCAATCCGCATTTTTTCTTCAATACCTTGAACAATTTGTATTCGTTAAGTCTGGCAAAATCAGATCAGACCCCTGAACTTATTTTGCAGCTCTCTGATCTGATGCGGTATGTGATCTACAAAGGCAAAGAACAAAAAGTGGCTATTGAAGAAGATATAACGTATATAGAGGACTATATTCGTCTGCAACAGATTCGGTTACATAAAGAATTTGACTTCCGGTTTGAGAAACAAATACAAGATAACAAGCTTCAGATACCACCTTTGCTACTAATCACACTGGTTGAGAATGCATTTAAGCATGGTATAGAACCTGCGGAAGGAAAAACAAATCTACACCTGCATCTATATAGTGATGCTCAGAGCCTTTTATTTACATCGATAAATACTTTTGAACCAGGAGTGATACAACAGAAAGGCATTGGACTGGAAAATCTCAAACAAAAGCTGATACTTCTTTTTCCTGAGAAACATGAATTACTTTTACAGTCTGACGGAACTACTTATACAGCGAAGTTGAAATTACTCTTCTCATGA
- a CDS encoding ABC transporter ATP-binding protein: protein MQTLEIRSISKSYSSETKALDNVSLHIPQGMFGLLGPNGAGKSSLMRTIATLQKPDEGQILFGDIDIHQNPQALRSQLGYLPQEFGVYPRMSAFELLDHMALLKGILSRKQRREQALALLEQTNLYAVRNKAVGTFSGGMKQRFGIAQALLGSPRLIIVDEPTAGLDPQERNRFLNLLSEIGENVVLLLSTHIVEDVRELCPRMAILAGGKIVLQGEPASLIQTLKGRVWHKTINRDQLPHYQKTLSVLSVRLLAGKTQIQVLSDYQPEAGFTLLEPDLEDVYFSVLFGTQSTGKEISVC, encoded by the coding sequence ATGCAAACATTAGAGATCCGCAGCATTAGCAAGAGTTATTCTTCCGAAACCAAAGCACTGGATAATGTTTCGTTACATATCCCTCAAGGCATGTTTGGGTTACTGGGTCCAAACGGAGCAGGAAAATCCTCGCTGATGCGTACCATCGCCACCTTACAAAAGCCCGACGAGGGACAAATACTTTTTGGGGATATAGATATTCATCAAAACCCACAGGCTCTAAGAAGCCAGTTGGGATACCTGCCTCAGGAATTTGGTGTATATCCTCGTATGTCAGCTTTCGAACTCCTCGACCATATGGCTCTTTTGAAGGGTATTCTTTCCAGAAAACAACGTAGAGAACAGGCACTGGCTTTACTGGAACAAACCAATCTATATGCTGTTCGCAACAAAGCTGTAGGGACTTTTTCTGGTGGCATGAAACAACGCTTTGGCATTGCACAGGCATTATTGGGTAGTCCCCGTCTGATTATTGTGGACGAACCAACTGCGGGGTTAGATCCACAGGAACGCAATCGCTTTCTGAATCTGCTGAGTGAAATCGGCGAAAATGTTGTTCTGTTGTTGTCGACGCATATTGTGGAAGATGTAAGAGAACTATGCCCCCGTATGGCCATATTGGCAGGTGGCAAAATTGTATTACAAGGCGAACCAGCTTCATTAATCCAAACTCTGAAAGGACGCGTCTGGCACAAAACAATAAACAGAGACCAACTTCCACACTACCAGAAAACCTTATCTGTATTGTCTGTTCGCTTACTGGCCGGCAAAACGCAAATTCAAGTATTGTCTGACTATCAACCGGAAGCAGGATTTACTCTGCTGGAACCTGATCTGGAAGATGTGTATTTCTCGGTTTTGTTTGGTACACAATCCACTGGAAAGGAGATAAGTGTATGTTAA